From a region of the Luteolibacter arcticus genome:
- the bioD gene encoding dethiobiotin synthase, with amino-acid sequence MSYFVTGTDTGAGKTRFSCLLVEALRAEGIDAAGFKPVCCGDRDDAVKLAAASGGLELDQVNPVWLKAAVAPLVAGMLENRPVDPAALLMATRDFLASHARGIVEGVGGWRVPLAEGYDMADFATDLGLPVIIVVGNRLGALNHTILTVDAIRSRGLEIAGLVINHLADELDTAAITNKGMIEQLTGVPILAEIIHGQDFLEVEPFLGS; translated from the coding sequence GTGAGCTACTTCGTCACCGGCACTGACACCGGCGCGGGCAAGACCCGTTTTTCCTGCCTCCTCGTGGAGGCGCTGCGCGCCGAGGGGATCGACGCGGCTGGCTTCAAACCCGTCTGCTGTGGCGATCGCGATGATGCGGTGAAACTGGCTGCCGCTTCCGGAGGGCTGGAGCTGGATCAGGTGAATCCGGTGTGGCTGAAGGCGGCGGTTGCTCCATTGGTTGCCGGGATGCTGGAAAATCGGCCGGTGGATCCGGCGGCGCTGCTGATGGCGACGAGGGATTTCCTCGCGAGTCACGCCCGGGGAATCGTCGAAGGCGTCGGCGGCTGGCGCGTGCCGCTCGCCGAGGGGTATGACATGGCGGATTTTGCCACGGATCTGGGACTGCCGGTGATCATTGTGGTGGGCAACCGCTTGGGGGCGCTCAATCACACGATTCTCACGGTGGACGCGATTCGTTCGCGTGGGTTGGAGATTGCGGGACTGGTGATCAACCACCTGGCGGACGAACTGGACACGGCGGCGATCACGAACAAGGGAATGATCGAGCAACTGACCGGGGTGCCGATCCTGGCGGAGATCATCCACGGGCAGGATTTTCTGGAGGTGGAGCCATTTTTGGGTTCCTGA
- a CDS encoding XylR family transcriptional regulator, with amino-acid sequence MRHVAVIVETSTQYGRNLIRGIARFGRLHDWQIHFEYRGKTAAEPDWLADFKGDGVITTSPDQQHSRALRKQGMPVFDLQSTLLDPAGEHLIVDSDHRAVGKMAAEHFIEKGHRHFAFLGYSDHNVSREREIGFTDALSARGHKPRRHHTPERKARSFESLQKGDLAFIESLPKPCALFCCWDEVAFRAVQSAIELQIAVPEDLAVLGVDNDPVFSSTSRIPLSSIDPDIIRMGFLAASWLAELMAGKELKQIKLERLVPPKGLVIRQSTALDAIEDPVVRRFLELLRQQKPGLLSIEELSRDCHVSRRLLEQRVKAATGKTPRQLLSQTLVEGIQRFLSQTDYTLAHIADLLGFEHAERLSHLFRRQTGKTPGEYRKSTGV; translated from the coding sequence GTGCGGCACGTTGCGGTCATCGTTGAAACTTCCACCCAATACGGGCGCAATCTGATCCGGGGCATTGCCCGGTTCGGCCGCCTGCATGACTGGCAGATCCATTTTGAATATCGCGGGAAGACCGCGGCCGAACCGGACTGGCTGGCCGATTTCAAGGGCGATGGCGTGATCACCACCAGTCCTGACCAGCAGCACTCGCGCGCGCTGCGCAAGCAGGGCATGCCGGTCTTCGACTTGCAGAGCACCTTGCTCGATCCCGCCGGCGAGCACCTGATTGTCGATAGCGATCACCGCGCGGTCGGCAAGATGGCCGCGGAGCACTTCATCGAGAAGGGCCACCGCCACTTCGCCTTCCTCGGCTACAGCGACCACAATGTTTCCCGAGAGCGCGAAATCGGTTTCACCGACGCCCTGTCTGCCCGCGGCCACAAGCCGCGGCGCCATCACACCCCGGAGCGCAAGGCCCGCAGCTTCGAGTCGCTGCAGAAGGGCGACCTCGCCTTCATCGAATCACTGCCGAAGCCGTGCGCGCTCTTTTGCTGCTGGGATGAAGTCGCGTTCCGTGCCGTGCAGTCGGCGATCGAGCTCCAGATTGCGGTGCCCGAAGACCTCGCGGTGCTCGGCGTGGATAACGATCCCGTCTTCTCAAGCACCTCCCGCATTCCTCTTTCCAGCATCGACCCGGACATCATCCGCATGGGCTTCCTCGCCGCCTCATGGCTGGCCGAGTTGATGGCCGGAAAAGAGCTGAAGCAGATCAAGCTCGAGCGCCTCGTCCCGCCCAAGGGTCTGGTGATCCGCCAGTCAACCGCACTCGATGCGATCGAGGATCCGGTGGTGCGCCGCTTTCTTGAGCTGCTCCGCCAACAAAAACCGGGCCTGCTCAGCATCGAGGAACTCTCACGCGACTGCCACGTTTCGCGTCGTTTGTTAGAGCAGCGGGTCAAGGCGGCCACCGGCAAGACGCCGCGGCAATTGCTGAGCCAGACCTTGGTGGAAGGCATCCAGCGGTTCCTTTCGCAGACCGACTACACCTTGGCTCACATCGCGGATTTGCTCGGCTTCGAGCATGCGGAACGGCTCAGCCATCTTTTTCGCAGACAGACCGGCAAGACCCCGGGGGAATACCGTAAATCCACGGGGGTATAG
- a CDS encoding phosphatidate cytidylyltransferase, protein MKDPELLYLVGGVVAVLIVATLITKLLIRKSGETPVLVNLRQRVNAWWWMMVVFCSSLALGRGGVFGFYALLSFLALREFITLSPTPRGDHRTLTWVFFLILPLHFVFAGAPWYGMFLIWIPVYAFVFIPIRSALAGDTERFLERTARIQWGVLTCVYFLSHLPMLLYLPIPGYQQEENAKLLFFVVLVTQLSDVMQYVFGKLFGKTKIAPKVSPSKTREGLLYGGAAATLIGTSLWWATPFSPAVAAGMSALLVAAGFFGGLVMSAVKRSLGAKDWGRGIPGHGGVLDRLDSLLFAGPLFFHVTGYYFGTNMNTAYSQPQWMHDALRLWMGG, encoded by the coding sequence ATGAAGGATCCTGAACTTCTCTACCTCGTCGGCGGTGTGGTGGCCGTGCTGATCGTCGCCACCCTGATCACCAAGCTCCTGATCCGGAAATCCGGTGAGACGCCGGTGCTGGTGAACCTCCGCCAGCGGGTCAACGCGTGGTGGTGGATGATGGTCGTATTCTGTTCCTCGCTGGCGCTCGGACGCGGCGGCGTCTTCGGCTTCTACGCGCTGCTGTCGTTCCTGGCCCTGCGCGAATTCATCACACTGTCCCCCACTCCGCGGGGCGACCATCGCACGCTGACCTGGGTGTTCTTCCTGATCCTGCCGCTGCACTTCGTTTTCGCCGGAGCCCCGTGGTACGGCATGTTCCTGATCTGGATCCCGGTTTACGCCTTCGTCTTCATCCCGATCCGCAGCGCACTGGCCGGTGATACCGAGCGCTTCCTGGAACGGACCGCGCGCATCCAGTGGGGCGTGCTCACTTGCGTCTATTTCCTCAGCCACCTGCCGATGCTGCTCTACTTGCCGATCCCGGGTTACCAGCAGGAGGAGAATGCCAAGCTGCTCTTCTTCGTGGTGCTCGTCACCCAGCTCAGCGACGTGATGCAGTACGTCTTCGGGAAGCTCTTCGGGAAAACCAAGATCGCCCCGAAAGTCAGCCCCTCGAAGACCCGCGAAGGACTGCTCTACGGCGGTGCGGCAGCCACGCTCATCGGCACCTCGCTATGGTGGGCCACACCTTTCTCTCCGGCGGTGGCCGCGGGCATGTCCGCCCTGCTGGTAGCCGCGGGCTTTTTCGGCGGGCTGGTCATGTCGGCGGTGAAACGCTCGCTCGGTGCCAAGGACTGGGGCCGCGGCATTCCCGGCCATGGCGGGGTGCTGGACCGGCTGGATTCGCTGCTTTTCGCCGGGCCGCTGTTCTTCCACGTCACTGGCTATTATTTCGGCACCAACATGAACACCGCCTACAGCCAGCCGCAATGGATGCACGACGCCCTGCGGCTGTGGATGGGCGGCTGA
- a CDS encoding lysophospholipid acyltransferase family protein encodes MTGTVLAFVIRLATGVRLLGDLPEDGKRRIYFANHSSHLDFVVIWAALPGRQRSWTRPVAAAEYWEKTPLRRWLASRIFKAVLIPRDLARMRTEDPLGKMLEALDAGADLIVFPEGTRSDTGAVAAFKPGLHHLATKRPDALLMPVFLENLSRILPKGELLPLPLMGQAVFGEPIPGPVEGECKAAFLKRARESMMCLSHGHLLPAPASDEGS; translated from the coding sequence ATGACCGGCACTGTGCTGGCATTCGTCATACGCCTGGCAACCGGAGTCCGGCTGCTCGGCGATCTGCCGGAGGACGGCAAGCGGCGCATCTATTTCGCCAATCACTCGTCGCATCTCGATTTCGTCGTCATCTGGGCGGCCCTGCCTGGCCGGCAACGCTCATGGACCCGGCCGGTCGCGGCCGCGGAGTATTGGGAAAAGACCCCGCTGCGACGTTGGCTGGCCAGCCGCATCTTCAAGGCAGTGCTCATTCCCCGCGACCTCGCGAGGATGCGGACGGAAGACCCGCTCGGCAAAATGTTAGAAGCGCTCGACGCAGGTGCGGACCTGATCGTTTTCCCCGAAGGAACCCGCAGCGACACCGGTGCCGTCGCCGCCTTCAAGCCCGGGCTCCATCACCTCGCCACCAAGCGGCCTGACGCGCTGCTCATGCCCGTCTTCCTCGAAAACCTCAGCCGCATCCTGCCCAAGGGCGAACTGCTGCCCCTGCCGCTGATGGGACAGGCGGTCTTCGGCGAACCGATACCGGGACCGGTGGAAGGCGAATGCAAGGCCGCCTTTCTGAAACGTGCCCGCGAATCCATGATGTGCCTCTCCCACGGTCATCTCCTCCCCGCTCCCGCTTCTGATGAAGGATCCTGA
- a CDS encoding CDP-alcohol phosphatidyltransferase family protein translates to MLAKSLTAKGVTPNAISAFSVVAAAGGGLAFLAAGNGSLDWKGGWLAGAACIQLRLICNLMDGMVAIEGGKKSPTGDLWNELPDRFADTILLACAAWAVGSPWVGALAAWASVMTAYVRASGAALVGTHDFCGPFAKPQRMAALTVAALVTAAEPLWKGHGQVMKIAIMIIAAGTCVTIIRRVMRLSAKLKEARP, encoded by the coding sequence GTGCTGGCAAAGTCCCTCACTGCGAAAGGCGTCACCCCCAATGCCATCTCCGCCTTCAGCGTGGTGGCGGCCGCCGGGGGAGGACTTGCCTTCCTGGCCGCCGGAAATGGCTCGCTCGACTGGAAAGGCGGCTGGCTCGCCGGCGCGGCCTGCATCCAGCTCCGCCTCATCTGCAACCTCATGGATGGCATGGTGGCCATCGAAGGAGGCAAGAAGAGCCCCACCGGCGACCTGTGGAACGAACTCCCCGACCGGTTCGCCGACACCATCCTGCTGGCCTGCGCCGCGTGGGCGGTAGGTTCGCCATGGGTCGGCGCTCTTGCAGCTTGGGCCTCGGTGATGACGGCCTATGTCCGCGCCTCGGGAGCCGCCTTGGTCGGCACCCACGACTTTTGCGGCCCGTTCGCCAAGCCCCAGCGGATGGCGGCGCTGACGGTCGCCGCCTTGGTCACCGCCGCCGAACCGCTCTGGAAGGGACACGGGCAGGTCATGAAGATCGCCATCATGATCATCGCCGCGGGCACTTGCGTGACCATCATCCGCCGCGTGATGCGCCTATCCGCAAAGCTCAAGGAGGCCCGCCCATGA
- a CDS encoding NAD(+)/NADH kinase: MTVGIIANPQKEGARIALDRLMGALSLRRIGTLLEREAAALCGVPGGMDGPDLAAASDVIAVLGGDGTMLNAVAKLGPTDKPVAGINIGTLGFLTSCTDDEVEVFADALLSGEYTTSRRTLLAAKVRSVDGSEKDFRALNEVVLARGQTGRLVSLSAFVDGDLLNSYRADGLIVATPTGSTAYSLSAGGPLISPAAAAFVITPICPHTLSQCSLVVGDHVTVELRPQNADEAPMLFTVDGRDCITIHHGDRIEVRKAAHVLNLLRLSGHSFYEAVRQKLNWRGG, translated from the coding sequence ATGACCGTCGGCATTATCGCCAACCCACAGAAAGAAGGAGCGCGGATTGCCTTGGATCGCCTGATGGGCGCGCTCTCGCTGAGGCGGATTGGCACGCTGTTGGAGAGGGAAGCTGCGGCGTTGTGCGGGGTACCGGGCGGCATGGATGGCCCGGACCTGGCCGCCGCCTCCGACGTGATTGCCGTGCTCGGTGGCGACGGGACCATGCTCAATGCCGTCGCGAAGCTCGGTCCCACGGACAAACCGGTCGCCGGCATCAACATCGGCACGCTCGGTTTCCTCACGAGTTGCACGGACGACGAGGTCGAGGTGTTCGCCGACGCGCTGCTTTCCGGCGAGTATACCACCAGCCGCCGCACGCTTTTGGCCGCCAAAGTCCGCAGCGTCGATGGTAGTGAAAAGGACTTCCGCGCCCTGAACGAGGTGGTGCTAGCTCGCGGCCAGACCGGCCGGCTGGTGTCGCTCTCCGCCTTTGTCGATGGCGATCTTCTCAACAGCTACCGGGCGGATGGCTTGATCGTCGCCACACCGACCGGCTCCACCGCTTACTCGCTGTCTGCCGGCGGCCCGCTGATCAGCCCGGCGGCGGCGGCCTTCGTGATCACGCCGATTTGTCCGCACACGCTGAGCCAGTGTTCGCTGGTCGTTGGCGATCACGTGACCGTGGAGTTGAGGCCGCAGAACGCGGACGAGGCGCCGATGCTGTTCACGGTCGATGGCCGCGACTGCATCACCATTCACCACGGCGACCGGATCGAGGTGAGGAAAGCGGCCCATGTGCTCAATTTGCTGCGGCTGTCCGGGCACTCCTTTTACGAGGCCGTGCGGCAGAAGCTGAATTGGCGCGGGGGTTGA